A segment of the Gossypium hirsutum isolate 1008001.06 chromosome D10, Gossypium_hirsutum_v2.1, whole genome shotgun sequence genome:
CTGAAATGCGAGGACCCAATCATACTCTCTTGACCCAGAACGTTCTTCAGGTATGGAATTTCAATGGGTTGTTTTTAAATTTCGGAAATTTATGATTGAGCTGAATAAAAAAGGTTTCTTTTTTCACCAGGATATATTTGAATCAATGGGTCAATTTGTTGATGGGTTGAAGTTTTCCGGGGGTTCTCATAGTTTAATGCCTAAATCGTTTTTGAAACAAGTGATTGATATGGCTCATCAACATAATGTTTATGTTAGTACTGGTGATTGGGCTGAACATTTGATTCGTAAAGGTCCTTCGGCTTTTAAATATTATGTTGAAGTAAGTTGAGTTATACCGAGATTGAAGCTTTTTTATGGTTAAagtattttcctttttttgatAATGTTGTGATTTAATGTTCTTGAAGGAGTGTAAGCAAATGGGGTTTGATACAATTGAGTTGAATGTGACATCACTTGAAGTTCCTGAAGATACACTTTTGAGATATGTGAGATTGATTAAAGGTGGTGGCTTAAAAGCTAAGCCTCAGTTTGCTGTCAAGTTTAATAAGTCTGATATTCCTATTGGTAGTGATAGAGCATTTGGAGCTTATGTTCCTCCTCCTCCAAGATCTACTGGTATGGATCTCATTCCTGTTTTTTTTTCCTCTGTGTGTGTGTAAGCAAGGTATTCTCATGTCCGTTTTGGGTTCATGGAGACTAATCTTTTGGGAGTCGTGATTGCCCGGATAATGTACCTTATCACTGCACTTAAATTCTTGTTGGTGAACTATATTTCATTGAATGAGTTACTattaggtaaaagtaccatagaggctCTTGTACTAAAAGTCAAATTACATTTTGttctctctactaaaaaaattgGACTAATTAGTCcctgtatattagatcaaagagcaaattggtccttttattaataattttatcatcTATTTTTACCGTTAAAAATTGGTCCTTATAGGTTAGAATGAGGCACACGTGGCACATTACttgtaattattatttagttattCTGTCAGCAACACTAGTTTATAATAAtagaaatggattaaattttaatagaaaggaTTAGTTTGTTCTTTGATATAATGTACAGAGATTAATTTGCCTATATTTTGAGTAAATgggacaaaatgcaatttgactcttagtacaggggcctccatggtacttttaccgttACTATtggtttttatgatttttttttccaaattttgacGAGGGATTtgcatttgttttgcttttattgaATTAAGTTTCAAGGGAATTGAACCATATAGCCAATCATACTTTTTTCAGTGATTGCCATCTTTTAGACCCTTTATTTTCATGTATATGGATGTTCATAGCAATAATGTTCAGTTTTTGTACTGGTTAGAATGAGTGGAACCGTTGAAATATGGTTTGGTTGAACCAATGTGGTCTCTGAGCTGTTTTCAAAAACCAACTATCATTGTTGCATTTACTATAACCCGAATATATTTACAGAACTTGTTGAAGATGTTGACCTATTGATCAGGAGGGCTGAGAGATGCTTAGGAGCTGGTGCAGACATGATTATGATCGATGCAGATGATCTATGCAAACATGCTGATTCAGTACGGGCGGATGTAATTGCAAAGGTTATTGGTCATCTAGGTCTTGAGAAGACAATGTTCGACGCTTCAAATGCTAGAGCCTCCGAGTGGTTTGTCAGGCAATATGGACCAAAGGTATAATGATTATTCATTAAGTTAACCCATACCAAATTCTGATGTTTCTGATTATATATA
Coding sequences within it:
- the LOC107941099 gene encoding protein HEAT-STRESS-ASSOCIATED 32, with translation MSLYYRWKNFEEDEDRPEKPRRFGVTEMRGPNHTLLTQNVLQDIFESMGQFVDGLKFSGGSHSLMPKSFLKQVIDMAHQHNVYVSTGDWAEHLIRKGPSAFKYYVEECKQMGFDTIELNVTSLEVPEDTLLRYVRLIKGGGLKAKPQFAVKFNKSDIPIGSDRAFGAYVPPPPRSTELVEDVDLLIRRAERCLGAGADMIMIDADDLCKHADSVRADVIAKVIGHLGLEKTMFDASNARASEWFVRQYGPKVNLFVDHSQVMDLECLRGCNLGKNHNSVLGSSYFLF